ACGTGTCGGAAGTTCTCCAGGACCAGTATCTTAAAGAAATGAAAGCGGCGATTAAAAGAAATAAGATTCTAACCGGGATTTTTCGTAAGAGATTATGCTTTCCTTTAAAAACGAACAGGGGAATCAGGAGCCCCCATCCGACTATAAACTGAAAGGACAGGGGAAGATAGATACTCGATAAGTAAAGGAAAAGAGCGGTGCTAAAAATAGCTGCTGAAATAACAAGAAGATTCTTATTTATATAATTTGTCATGTATGTTTCTATAGACCTGTGTTCAGTGCTATTAACAAGCGCAAGAGACTATAATTAAAGAATTGCAAAAACTATGCCAGAATATAGTAACGTTCTATAAGCTATATGTATTATTGGTTTTTTGTATATATAGATGGCAAACTGCCGAAGAAGATTATGACAAATTTTGCCAATTATAGACTGGGAAAAGAGACTAATAGCGATTATAGATGTGCATAGACGATTATTTTATATGGATTCATAGTATTTTCAGCAGCAATATATCTAAATTCCTCTTGAGCTTGAATCTTAATCCAGTAAAAGCTTGAAAATAACTTCCTTGGCTTTCATATCTCCTACGACTCTTGTTGATGGCGGAGGGGAGATCCGCAAGATAGTCGGTGTAATTATAATATTGTCCTCCAGAGCTTGCGGGGGGTTTTCCAACATGTCAAGAACCTCAAGAGAGTATTGGCCCTTTAACTTCTTCTCGAGAAAATTTTTGATATCGCGAACAGCTTTTTCGTTCTCTTTATTTTTGCCGACAATGTAGAGTCTAAATTCATTCATTTCGATTTGCCCCCCCTTTTCTTCATAGGATTTGCGGTTCCTTAAAAATGATTTTTATAACGAGGGTTATCTTTTCATTATTTAAAGGCTTACTTACAAGCTCAAAATTAAGTCCATCTCTCTCCGCCTCTTTTAACTGGCTGAGGAACTCTTGATGAAAGGCGGTGATTATGTAGACCGGAACTTGCTTGTCAATCTTTCTCAGCTCTCCGAGTGTTTCTATTCCATCCATGCCCGGCATTTTTAGGTCGAGAAACACCAGGTCATATTTCTGAGCCGACAGCTTCTCAACCCCTTTTTCTCCGGAGTCCGCCGTATCCAGGGAATAACCTTCATCTTCCAGAACGAATACGAATGATTCCCTGACGAATTTGTCGTCATCAATTACGAGAATTCGCTTACTCATTGCTTTGTCCTCCTTTCGACTGGCAGTAAAATGGTAAATTTTGTGCCTACACCCACCTCACTACGGCATGTAATATCGCCATCATGGGCATTAATAATGTTTTTACAAATCGAAAGCCCGAGGCCCGTCCCTTTTCCCACGGTCTTTGTCGTGAAGAAAGGATCGAAAATCCTCTGCAGGTGCTCGGTCGCTATGCCGTCAGCCGTATCTTCTATCACTATTTCAACATGGCTTCCATTTCTGTTCATATCTATTATTATTTCTTTCCTCTCTCCCTTTTCCAGGGCGTCAATAGCGTTTGAGATGAGATTAAAAAATACCTGCTGCATATTGTTAGGTCTCATCCAAACCTCAAGATCACCGCCGTTAGTGCGCTGTGTTATACGGATGCCGGATTTCGTGATGCGATAGTGCGCTAACTTTAGTACACGATCTAGCACTTTAAGGCAGCTCTCTCTCTGGAATGACTCGCCATCACTGTGTGAAAAGGTCAACAGTACCTCCACTATCTCAATGCAGCGTTCGGTCGCTTCTTTAGCGATTGAGAGGTAGTCATACCTTCTGTCGTCTTGATCCGTTTTCCTGAGTCCCATCTCTATTGCATTGATTATGCCCATGAGCGGATTATTTAATTCATGAGCAACGCCGGCAACCAAGGTGCCCACGGCGCTCATTTTTTCGGCCTGAATCAGCATCTGACTTGTCGTCCTCAATTTATCGTGCGCTTCCTCAATTTCCGTCTTTTTCCTTTGTAATTCGGTTTCTGCAAGTTTGCGCTCTATCGCATAATTGATAGAACGAATAAGCAGATTGCTGTCGATCTGCCCTTTTACGAGAAAATCCTGGGCTCCTTGCTGAATGAGTTTAAGCCCCAGAGTATCATCATTATTTCCGGTTAAAACCACGACGGGTATCTCGGGCACTGCCGATATAATACTTTTCAGAGTGTCTATGCCTTGAGCGTCCGGCAGCGAGAGGTCCGAAA
This is a stretch of genomic DNA from Deltaproteobacteria bacterium. It encodes these proteins:
- a CDS encoding circadian clock KaiB family protein, producing the protein MNEFRLYIVGKNKENEKAVRDIKNFLEKKLKGQYSLEVLDMLENPPQALEDNIIITPTILRISPPPSTRVVGDMKAKEVIFKLLLD
- a CDS encoding response regulator — encoded protein: MSKRILVIDDDKFVRESFVFVLEDEGYSLDTADSGEKGVEKLSAQKYDLVFLDLKMPGMDGIETLGELRKIDKQVPVYIITAFHQEFLSQLKEAERDGLNFELVSKPLNNEKITLVIKIIFKEPQIL
- a CDS encoding ATP-binding protein, coding for MINLLLVEDNPGDARIIKELLLESSIDRVELTNAECLDDAIERIGEKDFDIVISDLSLPDAQGIDTLKSIISAVPEIPVVVLTGNNDDTLGLKLIQQGAQDFLVKGQIDSNLLIRSINYAIERKLAETELQRKKTEIEEAHDKLRTTSQMLIQAEKMSAVGTLVAGVAHELNNPLMGIINAIEMGLRKTDQDDRRYDYLSIAKEATERCIEIVEVLLTFSHSDGESFQRESCLKVLDRVLKLAHYRITKSGIRITQRTNGGDLEVWMRPNNMQQVFFNLISNAIDALEKGERKEIIIDMNRNGSHVEIVIEDTADGIATEHLQRIFDPFFTTKTVGKGTGLGLSICKNIINAHDGDITCRSEVGVGTKFTILLPVERRTKQ